GGTTTCTTTGATTTTCAGCGTATGTAAACCCAAAAGTTGACAATCTATTTCAAGCCCGAAGCAAGTAACGGCTATGGTTTGTGCAATATCGGGTGCATTTACTAAATCATAACTAAAAAACGATTTTTTATGTGGCTTTGCTTTATATAAGGTAATCTTATCTTTTTCAAAAGTAGTCGTTACCCCAAAATCCTGATAAATTTCAGTTAAAATAGCATCACCTTGTAAGCTGTCAGTTTTAAAATTTTTCAAATTCAGACGTGTGCCAACCTTTGAAAGTGCTACGAAGGAAAACCAATATGAGGCCGAACTCCAATCGGATTCCACTATAATCTGCTGCGGAAGTATTTTTTCGATGGGAGAAATTTTGATTTCATTATTGATAAAGCTTGTCTGTACACCAATGCTTTCCAGTAAAGCTAAAGTCATCTTTATGTAAGGAGTAGAGGTAATTTTACCTTCCAATTGTAGGCATAAGCCTTGGGGTAAGCTTGGGGCAATTAGAAGCAAAGCCGATATAAATTGGCTACTAATGTTTGCTGGAACACACACTTGACTTCCTAGGAGTTTTTTTCCGTGGATTTGCAGTGGCGGGAAACCTTCCTTTTCCAGATAACAAATATCAGCACCCAATTGATTTAATGCTGTAACCAAAGTACCTATGGGGCGTTCCTTCATTCGCGTAGAACCCATCAAAATCACTGATTTTCCGTGGTTTTGCGAGGCGAAATAAGCCGTTAAAAAACGCATTGCTGTACCGGCGTGATGCACGTCAATTATTCCCGATTTTTGGTTTAACGCTTCGATAACCGCTTTGGAATCGTCAGAATCCGAGCCATTTTTTATCTGAATGTTAGGGTAACAGGCTTGTAACAAAAGTAGGCGATTGGTTTCGGATTTTGAACCCGAAAGGGTAATTGTTATGTCTGAAATGAGTTTTGAAAGCGGAAGATGGAGTTGCATCGTAAAGGGAGTTATTTTAATTTCTCGTTATTGTGATGACGATCGTGGTCGCGTTTGGTTTTTAAGTCCATTTTTTTGTCGAAAGCCGTTTGCAAATCTACCCCAGTTTGGTTGGCTAAACAAAGTACCACGAACAATACATCGGCAAGTTCTTCGCCCAAATCTTTATTTTTATCGCTCTCTTTTTCAGATTGTTCCCCATATCTTCGGGCAATAATTCGGGCTACTTCGCCTACTTCTTCAGTCAGTTGCGCCATATTGGTAAGCTCGTTAAAATAGCGAACACCGTGATTTTTTATCCAATTATCTACTTCAATTTGTGCATTTTTAATGTTCATAATACGCATTTATAATGATTGTTCAGAATAAGGCAAATATACTAAAAATGCTTTTTTATGGAAGGATTAAGCGGTAAAATGACTATATTTTTGTAGTTTTGGCTCTTGTTTCGAGTTTTATTTTTGAGTTTATGAATAAAAATATTTTTTCCAAATATAAGGTTTTCATCATTGGAATGTTGTTGCTCTCAGCGACAATTTTGTTACTTTTTTATAATGCTTTAAAGCATCAAGAAAAACTTCCTATTTACCAGCCCGCCATGGTAAATCACGAGTTGGTGGACAGCACCCTACAACACGTTAAAAAGTACCATACAATTGCTGATTTTGAGTTCGTGAACCAAAACGGACAAACCATTACACAAAACCACTATGCTAATAAAATATACATTGCTGATTTCTTTTTTACCACTTGCCCTACCATTTGTCCTATAATGACTAAAAATATGATTCAATTGCAAGAAGCCTTAAAAACTGAAAATGAAGTATTATTGCTTTCTCATACAGTTACTCCCGAGATTGATTCTGTTCCTATTCTTAAGGCGTATGCTATTGAAAATAAAGTAAATGACCAAAAATGGAATTTGGTCACTGGCGATAAAAAACAGATTTACGAAATGGCTCGAAAATCATATTTGGTGGTTAAAGGAGATGGCGATGGCGGACCTTTTGATATGATTCATACTGAGAATTTTGTATTGGTAGATAAAAATCGGCGTATACGCGGATTTTACGACGGAACCGATACTCAACAGATAAAAAAATTACTTCAAGACATTAAAATACTTAAACAAGAAACAAAATAAATATAAGGAAAACATATTGAAAGCAAAAAACTTGTATTTTTGCATCAAATCAGTCTAAATTAAAGGTACAGAATGACTCATTCTACAAAAAAATACATTTCCGATTTGGAAGAGGGACAAAAAGCAATCATAAAAGATATTGATATTGATTGTATTCCATTAAAAATTATTGAATTAGGGTGTTTCCCTGGAGCGGAAGTCGAAATGATTCAAAAAGCTACCTTCAACGACCCTCTATACATAAATATTGATGGAACTTATCTTTCCATACGTAAAGAAATGGCAGCATTAATTGAAATTGACAACAGATGAAGCAGACAATCAAAGTAGCTTTAGTGGGCAATCCTAATACAGGAAAGAGTTCGTTGTTTAATGTACTAACGGGGCTAAATCAAAAAGTAGCAAACTACCCAGGGATTACCGTGGAGAAAAAAATAGGAAGATGTAAACTTAATCACACGTGTAATGCTGATATTATTGACCTGCCAGGAACCTATAGCCTTAACGCAAACTCCATAGATGAAAGAGTTGCTGTTGGTTCTTTGCTTAATCGGAATAATCCGTATTTT
This genomic window from Capnocytophaga canimorsus contains:
- a CDS encoding 3-phosphoshikimate 1-carboxyvinyltransferase, whose amino-acid sequence is MQLHLPLSKLISDITITLSGSKSETNRLLLLQACYPNIQIKNGSDSDDSKAVIEALNQKSGIIDVHHAGTAMRFLTAYFASQNHGKSVILMGSTRMKERPIGTLVTALNQLGADICYLEKEGFPPLQIHGKKLLGSQVCVPANISSQFISALLLIAPSLPQGLCLQLEGKITSTPYIKMTLALLESIGVQTSFINNEIKISPIEKILPQQIIVESDWSSASYWFSFVALSKVGTRLNLKNFKTDSLQGDAILTEIYQDFGVTTTFEKDKITLYKAKPHKKSFFSYDLVNAPDIAQTIAVTCFGLEIDCQLLGLHTLKIKETDRLTALKNELCKLGAQVTTSQDSLSIKCSDSIQENIAIDTYNDHRMAMAFAPLMLKMPIVINNYQVVSKSYPEFWNDIQRATSVSLPNTEF
- a CDS encoding SCO family protein, whose amino-acid sequence is MNKNIFSKYKVFIIGMLLLSATILLLFYNALKHQEKLPIYQPAMVNHELVDSTLQHVKKYHTIADFEFVNQNGQTITQNHYANKIYIADFFFTTCPTICPIMTKNMIQLQEALKTENEVLLLSHTVTPEIDSVPILKAYAIENKVNDQKWNLVTGDKKQIYEMARKSYLVVKGDGDGGPFDMIHTENFVLVDKNRRIRGFYDGTDTQQIKKLLQDIKILKQETK
- a CDS encoding FeoA family protein, coding for MTHSTKKYISDLEEGQKAIIKDIDIDCIPLKIIELGCFPGAEVEMIQKATFNDPLYINIDGTYLSIRKEMAALIEIDNR
- a CDS encoding nucleotide pyrophosphohydrolase, with the translated sequence MNIKNAQIEVDNWIKNHGVRYFNELTNMAQLTEEVGEVARIIARRYGEQSEKESDKNKDLGEELADVLFVVLCLANQTGVDLQTAFDKKMDLKTKRDHDRHHNNEKLK